CCGAACGCCTCGCAGGCTTCTTTGACAAACCCCGGGTTGAAAATTGCTGCCGAATTGATCGCGACCTTATCGGCACCCGCATTGAGCATGGTGCGAATGTCGTCGACGCAACGAATGCCGCCGCCAACCGTTAGCGGGATAAATACTTGGCTGGCAACCTGTTCAACCATGTGCACCGTGGTGCCGCGGTTATCGGAAGTGGCGGTAATGTCCAAAAAGGTGATCTCGTCTGCGCCTTGTTTGTCATAGCGTTTAGCGACTTCTACCGGATCACCGGCATCACGAATATCAACAAACTGTACACCTTTAACAACGCGACCGTTGTCGACATCCAAACAAGGGATAATGCGTTTTGCTAGACTCATAATCGGTTCTCGTTATTTCGGCGCCAGTTCATCGGAAAGTGCCTGGCCTTCTTGGAAATTTAAAGTGCCTTCATAGATAGCGCGGCCGGTAATGGCGCCGCTGACACCATCGGCCTCAATCGTCGCTAGACGACGGATATCGTCAAGATTGGTGATGCCGCCGGAGGCGATAATCGGGATATTGACCGCTTGTGCCAATGCTTGTGTGGCTTCGATATTGACGCCCTGCATCATGCCGTCACGACCGATATCGGTATAGATAATTGCCTCAACACCGTCGTTTTCAAACTGTTTGGCCAGAGATTTCACTTCGTAGTCGGTGACTTCGGCCCAACCATTGATTGCCACCATGCCGTCCTTGGCATCAAGGCCAACCATAATATGTCCCGGGAAGGCTTTACAGGCTTCGGCAACGAATTCAGGGTTGTGTACCGCTTTGGTGCCGATGATGCAGTAGCTGACACCGGCCTTCAGGTAGGCTTCGATAGTTTCCAAGTCGCGAATACCACCACCGATTTGAATCGGTAGGTCAGGGTAGGCGGCACGAACCTGATATACCGCTTCGGCATTAACCGGTTTGCCGTCAAAGGCACCGTTTAGGTCAACCATGTGTAGACGACGTGCATCCTGGCTTACCCAACGTTCGGCCATGGCGACAATGTCACCGGAAAATACGGTAGCGTCTTCCATAACGCCTTGACGAAGGCGAACGCATTCGCCGTCTTTTAAATCGATTGCAGGAATTAATAGCATAAATAAAAGCCTTTAGAAATTATTGCCCGTTCCAGTCAAGGAAGTTTTTGAATAGCTGTAAACCGTGATCGGCGCTTTTTTCAGGGTGGGCTTGAATCGCAAAAATATTGTTGTGATTGAGAACCGATGGGAAAGTGATGCCATGAGTGGTCTCTCCGCCGATAAAATCACGGTTTTCCGGTTCTACGTAATAGCTGTGAACAAAATAAAAACGACTGTCCTGCGGAATTTGATGCCACAGCGCGTGTTCACGGGTTTGATGGATCTGGTTCCATCCCATATGGGGAGTCTTCAGTGACGAGTCTGCGCCGAACTCAAAGTGTTTGACATTGCCTTTGATGACATCAAGGCAATCAATGCCTTGGTTCTCGTTGCTGTGACTCATTAATACTTGTAGACCCATGCAGATTCCCAGAAACGGTTTCTCTTTCGTCGCTTGCTGTACCGGGTGGATCATGCCGCTGTCCATTAAGGCGCCCATGCACGCTTTGGCGGCACCTTGGCCGGGAAAAATTACCGCATCAGCATCGACAATATCTTGTGGATTACTGGTAACCAGAATTTTTGTATTGGCGGGTGCGACATGCTCGGCGGCTTTGGAAACGGAGCGTAGGTTGCCCATGCCGTAATCTACTACGGCAACCAGTTTTTGATCCATTTACAGGCTTCCTTTGGTAGATGGTGTCTTACCAGCCATGCGCTCATCAGCGGATAAAGCCATTCGCAATGCGCGGCCAAAAGCTTTAAAGATGGTTTCAGCCTGATGGTGTGCGTTGTAGCCGCGAATATTGTCAATATGCAAGCTCGCGTTGGCGTGGTTGACAAAGCCTTGGAAAAATTCCAACACCAATTGAGTTTCGAAGCTGCCGATCTGTTCACGGGTGAAGTCGCAATGGAATTCCAGGCCAGGACGTCCTGACAGGTCGATGACGACGCGAGAGAGGGCTTCGTCCAATGGCACATAGGCATGGCCGTAGCGGGTAATGCCTTTCTTATCGCCAACCGCTTTGGCAATCGCTTGACCAAGAGTGATACCCACATCTTCGACTGTGTGGTGATCGTCAATATGCAGGTCGCCGTTGGCTTTGATATCCAGATCAATCATGCCGTGACGGGCGATTTGATCGAGCATATGTTCAAAAAACGGTACACCTGTATCCAATTTAGCTTCACCTTGGCCATCAAGATTGACGCTGATTTCGATTTGAGTCTCTAAAGTATCGCGTTTGACTGTCGCAGTGCGCATCGCTGAATTTCCTAAAGTTTTTAAATTGGCAATATGATAACTGAAAAAGCATTAATTGGATATGTTAAGGCTTTGAAACTGCAATTTTTAGATGGTCGAATAAAATAAATTGATATAGGGGTATAAATTATTTTTGGCTCCCATAAGTGGCTTGCAGATTCGCTTTCTGGGATAATTTGAAAGATTTTTTAAGCAAATCTTGACTTGTTATAAAGCCGTTTTAAGCCTAATTTACTGAAATTCTTGATGTAAGTTAACTTTTAATGGTCTTTTGCTTTGCCTACAAATTTAGTAGGTATAATGCGCGTTGAGGGGCTCTACCTGTCGGTAAACCGTTTAACGAAAATAAAAAAGCGGGCAGGTTGAGGTGAATTATTAAGACTATAAAGGGGAATCCGGCTGATGGATACTACAGCAAAACCACAATATGATAATGGCGTGGTTAAGTATTTAACGGTAGGTGCGATTGTTTTCCTTGTGTTGGGTACTTTTTTCGGTACTTACGCAGCGGCAGAACTAGCGTGGCCAGTGTTAAACTTTGATATTGCGGAAATCACTTTTGCTCGACTACGTGTTATTCATACGAATACTGTAATCTTCGCATTTGGTGGTATGACATTAATGGCAACCGCTTTCTATACTGTTCAGAGAACGAACGGTGTCAGATTGTGGAGCAACAATATGGCTTGGTGGACAGCGATTTTGTTCACGATTGGTCTTCTAGCTACAGTGGTTTCTATCGGTTTAGGTATCACGACTGGTAAAGAATACCATGAGCAGGAATGGCCGCTAGCAATTGCGATCGCTGTTGTTTGGACAATGTATACGTTCAACTTCATTATGACTATTGCATCACGTAATAAAGAAACACATCCAAGCGTTTACGTTTCGAACTGGTTCTTTATGGGGATGATGGTCATGATTACATATCTATATGTAGTTAATGGTCTAGCAATTCCAGTATCTCTATTCCGTTCATACTCGCTATTCTCTGGTGTGCAAGATGCAATGATCCAGTGGTGGTGGGGGCATAATGCTGTAGGTTTCTTCCTAACAGCCGGTTTCCTTGCGATTATGTACTACTTTGTGCCTAAGCAGGCACAGCGTCCAATTTATTCTTACCGTCTATCTGTAATCCACTTCTGGGGTCTGATGTTCGGTTATGTATGGCTAGGTGCTCACCACCTTCAGTACACAGCTCTTCCAGACTGGACGGGTTCTTTGGGTGCGGTAATCTCACTAGCTATGATCATTCCTTCGTGGGGTGGTGCGCTTAACGGTATGTTGACCCTTTCGGGTGCTTGGGACCGTCTACGTACAGACTATATCCTGCGTTTCTTGATTATCGCTTTGGCTTTCTACGCCATGTCGACTTTCGAAGGTCCGGTTATGGCGGCGAAAACTGTAAACGCGCTTTCACACTATACTGACTGGACCGTCGGTCACGTTCACTCAGGTGCTCTTGGTTGGGTTGCGATGGTTTCTATCGGTGCGCTTTACCATATGGTAATGAAACTGTGGAACACAGAGATGTATTCAATGAAGTTGATCAATATTCACTTCTGGTTGGCGACGATCGGTGCGGTGTTCTATATTGTTGCGATGTGGGTGTCTGGGATTATGCAGGGTCTGATGTGGCGTGCTTATGATGAGTACGGTACTCTTGCGTATACTTTCGCGGAGTCTGTAGCAGCGATGCATCCTTATTATGTAATGCGTACATTCGGTGGTCTATTGTTCTTCACCGGTGCTGCGGTCATGCTATATAACGTGGTAATGACAATTCGTACAGCTAACGCTAAGGCTGCGCAAACAGCAACTGCATAAGTCGCTAAATTAGCAAGATAAGCCGCTAGGCTGAAAAGGGCGGCTTAAATTGGAATTTAATGAGTTCAGGAGTACAAACTCATGTCAGATAATCAAGCACCAAAAAATTTGCAGGAAAAGCTAGAGCAAAATATCTTTGGCTTATTCCTAGCAACCGCATTGACAGTGTCAATTGCTGGTATTGTTGAAATCGTACCGTTGTTCTATCTCAAGTCTGCTGTGGATTACACAGAAGAAACAGATAAATACGGTAACGTTAAAAATGAAAAGTTCCCGGAGCTGGTTTGGGAACGTACTTTCACAGAAGATGAAAACGGCAATTTAGTTTCTGACAAGAAGCTATACAAGCAGGACAAAAACGGTAACTGGGTTCTAGGTGACTGGAAAGCCGGTGACGGAGTTCGTCCATACACTCCTCTGGAGTTGGCCGGTCGTGATCTGTATCTACGTGAAGGTTGTTATATTTGTCACTCTCAAATGATTCGTCCGTTCCGTGATGAGCGTGAGCGTTATGGTCACTATTCTCTTGCGACAGAATCTATGTATGACCACCCAATGCAATGGGGGTCGAAGCGTACCGGTCCTGACCTAGCTCGTCTAGGCGGTAAATACTCTGATGAATGGCACGTGCTTCACTTGTTACGTCCACAGGATTTAGTGCCTGAGTCAGTAATGCCTGCTTACCCTTGGTTGGCAGAAACTCCAGTGTCTGAAGATTTCTTCGGTACCAAGCGTGATATGAAAGCGCGTTTGACTGCTATGCGTCAGTTAGGTGTTCCATACACTGATGAAGAAATCGCCAACGCTGATGCCGCCATTGAAGGTAAAACCGAAATGGATGCGATGGTTGCATACCTGCAGGTACTAGGAACGATGGTTAAGCTGGATGACAGCAAAGTCTATCGTCAATAAGAGTAGTTGTGAGTAATCTAGAACGTTATTTTAGTACTGATTGGGCAGCAATGACTGCCCAAGACTGGGCTGGGTTGATCGTCACGATTATTGTATTCCTCGGCATCGTCATTACGTTTTCCTTGGCATTGCGTCCAAGCAAACGTAAAGAGATGGAAGAGCAGAAATATAAGATTCTTGACGACGAAGACTAGTCATTTTGAGGAGAGTAAATTATGGCACATCATAATCCATGGCCAGATGAAGGAAATACTGGTCATATTTGGGATGAAGATATTCGTGAGTTAGATAACCCGCCACCACTGTGGTGGATGCTGTCTTTCTATGCGGGGTTCATCATGATCGTTTTCTACGCGTTGTATTACCCAACCATTCCGTTAACGGATGAGTTAGGCGGAAGCACCAAAGGTGTTGCCGGTTGGACACAGATCAACGAATATAATGACGACTTTAAAGTGTTGAATGATTGGCGTGATGCCAAGTTTGCTGATAAAGAAGAAAAGCTTGCTTCAATGTCAGTAGCGGAAATCATTAAAGATGAAGAGCTAAAGTCTTATGCGGTAGCAACTTCAAAAGTACTGTTCGGTGACTACTGTGCCGCTTGTCACGGTGCCGGTGGTGCAGGTAACCCTAACTTCCCAGTATTGGCTGATGATGATTGGCTATGGGGTGGTAATATCAACCAGATCAAAGCGTCTATCTCAAATGGTCGTATTGGTAATATGCCAGCTCGCGGTATGATGGGTAACCTAACCGATGAAGAAATCGATCAGGTAACCGATTATGTTATCGCCTTATCTGAAGGTAAAGGTGGCGACGCTTCTGTTGCTGCTGGTAAAGCGGTTTATGCAAAAGGTATGTGTCTGGCTTGTCACGGTCCTGCCGGTAAGCCATTGGCTCCTGCTGGTGCGGCTAACTTGACTGACCAGGTATGGCGTTTTTCATCTGATCGCGCTGAGATTCGCAACGTTATCGCCAACGGTGTAAACGTTAAGAAAAACGGTCAGTATGTTGAAGGCACTCGTCAAGCTGTAATGCCTGCGTTTAAAGAACGTCTGCCTGATGCAGAGGTAAACATCAAGCGTCTAGCTGTCTATGTTCACGCTTTAGGTGGTGGTCAATAATCAGCCATTAAGGGTCGGGTTATTGATATTAAAGGAGAGCCGCGGTTCTCCTTTTCAAACATGATTTAAATAAATGGAGAAAGTCATGAATGAATTAAACAGCGATTGGGTACTATGGGTTTCATTGGCATCTGTAGTAGTCAGTATCATTGCTTTTGCTGCATTTGGTATCAAAGCTTTCCGTGGTATGGAAGGTCTTGAAAAAGACGAGAACAAAGATAGCTAATACCCATTAGTTTTCATAAACAAGAATAGGCCTTAACCGGCCTATTTTTGTTTATGGGTATTAATAAATTTATTTGGCTCGTAAGTCTCTATCAATCGGCTAGAATAGCGTGCAAACAGAGTTTTAATAGAGGAATTGCAGTAAATGTCTGAGAATCAGTCTGAGCATCATCAACATGGCCCGAATACCTCTGTATTCGAGGATAAGGATATGGATAACAAAACCCTGCAAAGCATTGGGGTGGAGCTGTTACCTATTCATACCGAAGGAACCGTGCATGCCAAGCGCATTGGCGGTAAATTCCGTAACCTGAAATGGATTGCCGCCTCATTCTGGTTAATATTCTTTACCTTTTCGTATCTGCGCTGGGATGGTCATCAAGCCTTTTTGTTCGATATGGAAAACAGACAGTTTCATATTCTGAATCTGACAATCCTGCCACAGGATATCTGGGTGTTGGCAATGATATTGCTGTTTTTTGCATTGCTGCTTGCTGCCAGTACTGCAATTGCCGGGCGTATGTGGTGTGGTTATTTTTGTTTTCATACCGTATGGACGGATGTGTTTACCTGGCTAGAAGAGAAATTCGAAGGTCAGCCAAACAAACGCATGCAATTGGATAAGACAGGGTGGTCTTTCACTAAGTTGAGAACCAAGTTACCTAAATGGGGGGCCTGGCTGCTTATCGCCTTTCTAACAGGCTTTAGTTTTGTCGCCTATTTTGTCGATGTCTATGACCTCTGGGGTCGCCTGTTTCGTTTTGAACTGGGTACTTATGAATCGACAATTATTATTACCTTGACGGTAACGACTTTTTTCTTTGCCGGAATATTGCGTGAACAGACTTGTATCGGTTTTTGCCCCTATGCGCGTATACAGGGCGCGATGATCGATACCCAAACCGTTGTGCCGACATACGATGTTGAACGTGGTGAGCCGCGAGGCCGTATCAAACGAGCCAAACCGGGAGAGCCAGTCGAAGAACTCGGCGATTGTATCGACTGTAATTTATGTGTTGCGGTATGTCCGACCGGGGTCGATATTCGACGCGGTCAACAGTTTGGTTGTATCACTTGCGGTTTATGTATCGATGCCTGTGATTCGGTTATGGATAAGATCAAAAAACCACGCGGTTTAATCCGTTATGCATCCTTGGCCGAGTTTGCTCATAAATCAATGCCTGCAATATATAAGCGTCCACGGGTGATTGTGTACAGTTCGATTATGCTGTTTGCCGCAGCGATGATTATCTACGGTTTAACCACCATGTCGCCGATTGATGTCAAAGCGTTACACGAGCGCTCCCCTTTATTCGTCAAGATGAGTGACGGCAGTATCCAAAATAAATGGACTATCAAGGTGGTCAATAAATCGAATGAACCTATGCGTGCCGTATTGCATGTCGGCGGGGTTGATGGATTGGAATATCGTATAGATCGAGCCGATGAAGTGATTGAAGTACAAGCCGGTAATGTCGCCTCAACCACCTTGTTCGTTAAAATCAAACAGAAACTGTTGCAGTCCAGCAGTACACCTTTAACTGTTTATGTACAGGATTTGGATAACCCACAGGTTAAGACTACGTACGATACAACGTTCTTTAGTCCGGAACCGCGTTAAGGTAGCGGTTATATTAGCTTGAAGTGATATTGACTATACTATTGAAGCTTGAGTTTGCAGGATTAACAATTTAGCCGCTAACGCAAACTCAGGCTATAATAGCGCTACTTAAATTAAAGCCCATTAAGGGCTTTTTTATTGATTAAATCAGGAGAAATGCATGAGTCAGGACAAACCAGATCGCCGAGATTGGAGTGTGGCGTGGAAAAATCCGTTTGTCATTTTTTGGGTGGCGATTCTTGTCATCGTGCTAACGGTTAATTTTTTTATGGTTAGTATGGCGATTGTCACCAATCCTGGTTTGGTCATTGAAGACTATTATGATCAAGGCAAGCGTATGGATGAAATTCTTGCCGAGCAAAAAC
Above is a window of Thiomicrorhabdus sediminis DNA encoding:
- the hisA gene encoding 1-(5-phosphoribosyl)-5-[(5-phosphoribosylamino)methylideneamino]imidazole-4-carboxamide isomerase; translated protein: MLLIPAIDLKDGECVRLRQGVMEDATVFSGDIVAMAERWVSQDARRLHMVDLNGAFDGKPVNAEAVYQVRAAYPDLPIQIGGGIRDLETIEAYLKAGVSYCIIGTKAVHNPEFVAEACKAFPGHIMVGLDAKDGMVAINGWAEVTDYEVKSLAKQFENDGVEAIIYTDIGRDGMMQGVNIEATQALAQAVNIPIIASGGITNLDDIRRLATIEADGVSGAITGRAIYEGTLNFQEGQALSDELAPK
- the hisH gene encoding imidazole glycerol phosphate synthase subunit HisH, which codes for MDQKLVAVVDYGMGNLRSVSKAAEHVAPANTKILVTSNPQDIVDADAVIFPGQGAAKACMGALMDSGMIHPVQQATKEKPFLGICMGLQVLMSHSNENQGIDCLDVIKGNVKHFEFGADSSLKTPHMGWNQIHQTREHALWHQIPQDSRFYFVHSYYVEPENRDFIGGETTHGITFPSVLNHNNIFAIQAHPEKSADHGLQLFKNFLDWNGQ
- the hisB gene encoding imidazoleglycerol-phosphate dehydratase HisB, encoding MRTATVKRDTLETQIEISVNLDGQGEAKLDTGVPFFEHMLDQIARHGMIDLDIKANGDLHIDDHHTVEDVGITLGQAIAKAVGDKKGITRYGHAYVPLDEALSRVVIDLSGRPGLEFHCDFTREQIGSFETQLVLEFFQGFVNHANASLHIDNIRGYNAHHQAETIFKAFGRALRMALSADERMAGKTPSTKGSL
- the ccoN gene encoding cytochrome-c oxidase, cbb3-type subunit I, with amino-acid sequence MDTTAKPQYDNGVVKYLTVGAIVFLVLGTFFGTYAAAELAWPVLNFDIAEITFARLRVIHTNTVIFAFGGMTLMATAFYTVQRTNGVRLWSNNMAWWTAILFTIGLLATVVSIGLGITTGKEYHEQEWPLAIAIAVVWTMYTFNFIMTIASRNKETHPSVYVSNWFFMGMMVMITYLYVVNGLAIPVSLFRSYSLFSGVQDAMIQWWWGHNAVGFFLTAGFLAIMYYFVPKQAQRPIYSYRLSVIHFWGLMFGYVWLGAHHLQYTALPDWTGSLGAVISLAMIIPSWGGALNGMLTLSGAWDRLRTDYILRFLIIALAFYAMSTFEGPVMAAKTVNALSHYTDWTVGHVHSGALGWVAMVSIGALYHMVMKLWNTEMYSMKLINIHFWLATIGAVFYIVAMWVSGIMQGLMWRAYDEYGTLAYTFAESVAAMHPYYVMRTFGGLLFFTGAAVMLYNVVMTIRTANAKAAQTATA
- the ccoO gene encoding cytochrome-c oxidase, cbb3-type subunit II: MSDNQAPKNLQEKLEQNIFGLFLATALTVSIAGIVEIVPLFYLKSAVDYTEETDKYGNVKNEKFPELVWERTFTEDENGNLVSDKKLYKQDKNGNWVLGDWKAGDGVRPYTPLELAGRDLYLREGCYICHSQMIRPFRDERERYGHYSLATESMYDHPMQWGSKRTGPDLARLGGKYSDEWHVLHLLRPQDLVPESVMPAYPWLAETPVSEDFFGTKRDMKARLTAMRQLGVPYTDEEIANADAAIEGKTEMDAMVAYLQVLGTMVKLDDSKVYRQ
- a CDS encoding cbb3-type cytochrome c oxidase subunit 3 encodes the protein MSNLERYFSTDWAAMTAQDWAGLIVTIIVFLGIVITFSLALRPSKRKEMEEQKYKILDDED
- the ccoP gene encoding cytochrome-c oxidase, cbb3-type subunit III, with protein sequence MAHHNPWPDEGNTGHIWDEDIRELDNPPPLWWMLSFYAGFIMIVFYALYYPTIPLTDELGGSTKGVAGWTQINEYNDDFKVLNDWRDAKFADKEEKLASMSVAEIIKDEELKSYAVATSKVLFGDYCAACHGAGGAGNPNFPVLADDDWLWGGNINQIKASISNGRIGNMPARGMMGNLTDEEIDQVTDYVIALSEGKGGDASVAAGKAVYAKGMCLACHGPAGKPLAPAGAANLTDQVWRFSSDRAEIRNVIANGVNVKKNGQYVEGTRQAVMPAFKERLPDAEVNIKRLAVYVHALGGGQ
- the ccoG gene encoding cytochrome c oxidase accessory protein CcoG, yielding MSENQSEHHQHGPNTSVFEDKDMDNKTLQSIGVELLPIHTEGTVHAKRIGGKFRNLKWIAASFWLIFFTFSYLRWDGHQAFLFDMENRQFHILNLTILPQDIWVLAMILLFFALLLAASTAIAGRMWCGYFCFHTVWTDVFTWLEEKFEGQPNKRMQLDKTGWSFTKLRTKLPKWGAWLLIAFLTGFSFVAYFVDVYDLWGRLFRFELGTYESTIIITLTVTTFFFAGILREQTCIGFCPYARIQGAMIDTQTVVPTYDVERGEPRGRIKRAKPGEPVEELGDCIDCNLCVAVCPTGVDIRRGQQFGCITCGLCIDACDSVMDKIKKPRGLIRYASLAEFAHKSMPAIYKRPRVIVYSSIMLFAAAMIIYGLTTMSPIDVKALHERSPLFVKMSDGSIQNKWTIKVVNKSNEPMRAVLHVGGVDGLEYRIDRADEVIEVQAGNVASTTLFVKIKQKLLQSSSTPLTVYVQDLDNPQVKTTYDTTFFSPEPR